One genomic region from Candidatus Nanosynbacter sp. TM7-074 encodes:
- a CDS encoding YdcF family protein produces MIHKIIGLVIFAAIVVLGLSVYLSPNDLEKCDTPGDGDCRMADAIIVVSGGDTNARTDEAIKLYKSGWAPLVIVSGAAADKSGPSNAKAMYQRAVNSGVPKSAIVMEESSETTRQNATEVKKIIDSRKIKDVILVTSGYHMRRAQLEFSSQFQDVKIRSHPVVYDKSWSPWWWLTPWGWWLALGELMRIGLFALGLSR; encoded by the coding sequence GTGATTCATAAGATAATTGGTTTGGTGATTTTTGCGGCGATAGTTGTGCTCGGCCTTAGTGTTTATTTATCACCAAATGATTTAGAAAAGTGCGATACTCCAGGTGATGGCGATTGCCGTATGGCTGATGCTATTATAGTGGTAAGCGGCGGCGATACAAATGCGCGAACTGACGAGGCAATTAAATTATACAAGTCAGGTTGGGCGCCGTTAGTTATTGTTTCGGGGGCTGCAGCGGATAAGTCTGGCCCGTCAAATGCCAAGGCTATGTACCAGAGGGCGGTTAATAGCGGCGTCCCTAAGAGCGCTATTGTCATGGAAGAATCTTCTGAGACCACCAGGCAAAACGCTACTGAGGTAAAAAAGATTATTGATTCGAGAAAAATTAAGGATGTTATTTTAGTGACGAGTGGCTACCATATGCGGCGTGCACAACTTGAGTTTTCATCACAATTTCAGGATGTAAAAATTCGAAGCCATCCAGTTGTTTATGATAAAAGCTGGAGCCCCTGGTGGTGGCTAACGCCATGGGGTTGGTGGCTGGCTTTAGGTGAATTAATGAGAATTGGGCTGTTTGCTCTGGGGCTGTCAAGATGA
- a CDS encoding methionine--tRNA ligase — MTKQHAYITTAIPYVNGLPHIGHAMDYMLADVWARYQRQNGREVRFQTGVDEHGNKIAAKAASQNQTPQAYVDQMHGNFQNMIAELNISATDFIRTTDPHHVSAVQYIWQKLATAGYIYKSTYEGWYCQGCEAFVTDKEAAENNGICPDHQSPYQRLSEENYYFKTSAFSENIRQAIESNKMKIVPEFRKKEFLELMKDGLKDVSISRPRKNLSWGVPVPGDDTQVMYVWLDALSNYITVIGYPDRPEEWQSYWPANVQVIGKDILRFHAGIWPAMLMALDLPLPKVLLVHGFINVGGAKMSKSLGNGVGPADIIPHYGVEAFRYYFLRHVPTQDDGDFTWEKFEAAYNGELGNDLGNLVQRVAKMVQSYQAGVIGDAPQAEHDMGPYRQAMESFMFDQAMDEIWRIIRTLNQYIERVQPWQVAKNRDKDPEAEAHLGEILAHACGALLQVSDMLRPFMPQTAEKIHEMFASGVVPSELTPLFPRKYLHTPDPRAPKVEAQGK, encoded by the coding sequence ATGACTAAACAACACGCCTACATCACTACTGCTATTCCTTATGTCAACGGTTTGCCGCACATTGGGCACGCCATGGACTATATGTTGGCGGATGTATGGGCGCGATATCAGCGACAAAATGGCCGCGAGGTGCGTTTCCAGACGGGCGTGGATGAGCATGGCAATAAAATTGCCGCCAAGGCTGCCAGCCAAAACCAAACGCCGCAGGCTTATGTCGATCAAATGCATGGTAATTTCCAGAACATGATCGCTGAGTTGAATATTTCAGCGACGGATTTTATCCGCACGACTGATCCGCATCATGTTAGTGCGGTGCAGTACATTTGGCAGAAGCTGGCTACGGCTGGCTATATCTACAAAAGCACATACGAGGGTTGGTATTGCCAAGGTTGTGAGGCATTCGTTACCGACAAGGAAGCAGCTGAAAATAATGGCATTTGTCCCGACCACCAGTCGCCATACCAACGACTGAGTGAAGAAAATTATTATTTCAAAACCAGCGCATTCTCAGAGAACATCCGCCAGGCCATTGAATCAAACAAGATGAAAATTGTGCCTGAATTCCGCAAAAAAGAGTTTTTGGAATTGATGAAAGATGGGCTGAAGGATGTGTCAATTTCGCGTCCGCGCAAGAACCTCAGCTGGGGCGTGCCAGTACCGGGCGATGACACGCAGGTGATGTATGTCTGGCTGGATGCGCTGAGTAATTACATCACAGTCATTGGCTATCCTGACCGTCCAGAGGAGTGGCAGAGTTATTGGCCAGCAAATGTGCAGGTAATTGGTAAGGATATTCTTCGGTTCCATGCTGGGATTTGGCCGGCAATGTTGATGGCGCTGGATTTACCGCTGCCAAAGGTGCTATTGGTTCATGGCTTTATCAATGTTGGTGGCGCCAAAATGAGTAAGAGTCTCGGTAATGGTGTCGGACCAGCTGATATCATCCCGCACTACGGTGTCGAGGCCTTTCGTTATTATTTCCTGCGCCACGTACCAACTCAGGATGACGGCGACTTTACCTGGGAGAAATTTGAGGCAGCCTATAATGGCGAATTGGGTAATGACCTCGGTAATTTGGTGCAGCGAGTGGCAAAGATGGTGCAGTCGTACCAAGCCGGCGTCATCGGCGATGCGCCGCAGGCCGAACATGATATGGGCCCATACCGCCAGGCGATGGAGAGTTTTATGTTTGACCAGGCTATGGATGAGATTTGGCGAATTATTCGCACGTTGAACCAATATATTGAGCGGGTCCAGCCGTGGCAAGTTGCAAAAAATCGTGACAAGGATCCAGAGGCAGAGGCGCATCTGGGCGAGATTTTAGCGCATGCTTGCGGTGCTTTGTTGCAAGTTTCTGACATGCTGCGGCCATTTATGCCGCAAACTGCTGAGAAAATTCATGAGATGTTTGCTAGTGGTGTCGTACCGTCAGAATTGACGCCACTATTCCCGCGCAAATATCTTCATACGCCCGATCCTCGCGCACCAAAAGTAGAAGCCCAAGGAAAATAA
- a CDS encoding G5 domain-containing protein, which produces MNLRLQARYYSTKIMLTAGVILTLVGGLFFVNQALADTSKPVAKAGERLVNIYDRGVEKTIVTKARTVREALKLAKISIDERQDVVEPGLDSEMVAEKYNVNIFRARPITVVDGNKRLKITTAEQTPALIAKAAGLEVFTEDKTALGKGDNIVVDGADVVMKVERASVVNFVLYGKESVVRTHAKTVGELLKDKNITLQKDDTLSVDQSARIVPGMKIELWRNGKQTVTVEEDVKFQTEKVQDANRDLGYRDVKQAGENGKKNVTYEIEMKNGVEVSRKEIASVVTKESKKQIEIVGAKSSNTFSGSFSEALARLRSCEGSYTSNTGNGYYGAYQFDKRTWGKYGGYEVASDAPASVQDQKAWETYKARGWQPWPTCKIKMGLQDIYR; this is translated from the coding sequence ATGAATTTAAGATTACAAGCGAGATATTATTCAACTAAAATTATGCTCACTGCTGGCGTTATATTGACGTTGGTTGGTGGTTTATTTTTTGTCAATCAAGCTTTGGCTGACACGTCTAAGCCAGTTGCTAAGGCTGGTGAAAGATTGGTTAATATATACGATAGAGGCGTCGAAAAGACGATTGTTACTAAGGCGCGGACAGTTCGTGAGGCTTTAAAATTGGCTAAGATTTCTATTGATGAACGTCAAGACGTCGTTGAGCCTGGCTTAGATTCGGAGATGGTGGCTGAGAAATATAACGTTAACATCTTCCGTGCCCGCCCAATAACAGTTGTCGATGGCAATAAACGCTTAAAAATTACCACCGCCGAACAAACACCAGCTTTGATTGCTAAGGCGGCGGGGCTTGAAGTTTTTACTGAGGATAAAACCGCGCTGGGTAAAGGTGATAATATAGTGGTTGATGGCGCAGACGTAGTCATGAAAGTAGAGCGGGCGTCTGTGGTGAATTTTGTTTTATATGGTAAGGAGTCTGTGGTTCGTACTCACGCAAAAACAGTCGGTGAGTTATTGAAGGATAAAAATATTACCTTACAGAAAGACGATACGCTATCTGTTGATCAGTCGGCAAGAATCGTGCCTGGAATGAAAATTGAATTGTGGCGCAATGGTAAGCAAACCGTTACCGTGGAGGAAGATGTGAAATTCCAGACTGAAAAAGTTCAAGACGCTAACCGAGATTTGGGCTACCGGGATGTAAAACAGGCTGGTGAAAATGGTAAGAAAAATGTTACTTATGAAATTGAGATGAAAAATGGAGTAGAGGTTAGTCGCAAGGAGATCGCTAGCGTTGTAACGAAGGAGTCTAAAAAACAGATTGAGATCGTAGGCGCCAAAAGCTCGAACACATTTTCTGGCAGTTTTTCTGAAGCGTTAGCTCGACTAAGGAGTTGTGAGGGCAGTTATACTTCAAATACGGGAAATGGTTATTACGGCGCTTACCAGTTTGATAAGCGAACTTGGGGCAAATATGGTGGCTATGAAGTAGCCTCTGATGCGCCAGCTTCAGTGCAGGATCAAAAAGCTTGGGAGACTTATAAAGCTCGCGGCTGGCAGCCATGGCCTACTTGCAAGATAAAGATGGGTTTGCAGGATATCTATAGATAA
- a CDS encoding TatD family hydrolase — MNSVVEHHAVTDLRLIDSHCHLHDTEFFADNREEFYRQSITAGIGMICVGTDERSSQQAVEFAANHDCVWAAVGVHPHDSKAGRSDIERLLKAKTENSPIVAIGEIGLDYYYNHSPREVQIQALEAQLQLAVDYDLPVSFHIRDGAPDQPSVWDDFWPIFDNFHGLRGVLHSFTDTSVNLEKGFSRNLYVGLNGISTFTKVQAHQELFATIPLDRLLVETDAPFLTPKPFRGKINKPEYVELVAKYWSEKRNIDFNVLSEATVRNTKQLFGI; from the coding sequence ATGAATTCAGTAGTGGAGCATCACGCGGTGACAGATTTACGTTTGATTGATTCGCACTGCCATTTGCACGACACTGAATTTTTCGCGGACAATCGTGAGGAATTTTATCGTCAGTCAATCACCGCGGGCATCGGTATGATTTGTGTTGGCACTGATGAACGCAGTAGTCAACAGGCGGTGGAATTTGCCGCGAACCATGACTGTGTGTGGGCGGCAGTTGGCGTTCATCCGCATGACAGCAAGGCTGGCCGGAGCGATATAGAGCGGCTACTTAAAGCCAAGACGGAGAATTCGCCGATTGTCGCGATTGGTGAGATTGGCCTTGATTATTATTACAATCATAGTCCGCGCGAGGTGCAAATTCAGGCGCTGGAGGCGCAGCTGCAGCTGGCGGTGGATTATGATTTACCGGTAAGCTTTCACATTCGTGATGGCGCGCCCGACCAGCCGTCGGTGTGGGATGATTTTTGGCCGATTTTTGATAACTTTCATGGACTGCGTGGCGTATTGCATAGTTTTACGGATACAAGTGTCAATCTGGAGAAGGGTTTTTCTCGCAATTTGTATGTGGGGCTTAATGGAATTAGCACGTTTACGAAGGTGCAGGCGCATCAGGAATTATTTGCCACAATTCCCCTAGATCGGTTATTGGTGGAAACCGACGCTCCATTCTTGACGCCAAAGCCATTTCGTGGTAAGATAAATAAGCCAGAGTATGTGGAATTAGTGGCTAAATATTGGTCGGAGAAGCGAAATATTGATTTCAATGTCCTAAGTGAAGCCACTGTCCGTAATACAAAACAGCTTTTTGGCATTTGA
- a CDS encoding polyphenol oxidase family protein, whose product MIAADQPTCFPSDVLVAVSSKDDGTMLDRIRGRHVADVLENRRRFCDQIDINYDDVVYHVISYDRAQTFDTTIEVTEADTVKYNNEGIFADALYTEAAGVGLFLPVADCIATVIYGPKRRALMLAHLGRHSTVAQLMTRAIQYFVERGSQAKDLQIWMSPSITQKNYRMDYFNHADDINWHNFCHQTADGIYLDMQGFNRSLAVQAGVPADNIFISPIDTADNPNYFSHSSGDVDGRFAVVACMKSDSGVLN is encoded by the coding sequence ATGATTGCGGCAGATCAGCCGACATGCTTTCCGTCTGATGTGTTAGTTGCGGTTTCGTCGAAAGACGACGGCACCATGCTTGATCGTATTCGTGGTCGTCACGTAGCCGACGTACTGGAGAATCGGCGGCGGTTTTGCGATCAAATTGATATTAATTACGACGACGTTGTCTATCACGTGATTTCATATGATCGAGCGCAAACTTTTGATACTACCATCGAAGTCACTGAAGCTGACACGGTTAAGTACAACAACGAAGGTATTTTTGCTGACGCGCTCTATACCGAAGCGGCTGGTGTCGGTTTATTTTTACCAGTGGCGGACTGTATCGCCACCGTCATCTATGGTCCAAAGCGTCGGGCACTGATGCTGGCGCATTTGGGTCGGCATTCGACGGTTGCGCAGTTGATGACAAGGGCGATTCAGTACTTTGTCGAGCGTGGTAGCCAGGCAAAAGATTTGCAAATTTGGATGTCGCCAAGTATCACGCAGAAAAATTATCGTATGGATTATTTTAATCACGCAGACGACATTAATTGGCACAATTTCTGCCATCAAACAGCCGACGGAATATATCTGGACATGCAAGGATTTAATCGTTCGCTGGCCGTCCAGGCGGGTGTTCCTGCTGACAATATTTTCATCTCGCCAATTGACACAGCAGATAATCCGAATTATTTTTCGCACTCATCGGGTGATGTTGATGGTAGATTTGCTGTAGTTGCGTGTATGAAAAGCGACTCAGGGGTTTTAAACTGA
- a CDS encoding G5 domain-containing protein — protein MRAKGLFFGKIIGFAMSIMIAMPMSSFAEGKSPSRHLVRVYDRGEEKTIVTNALTVRQALQSAKISIDEKMDTVEPNIDMELTGSKYQVNIFRARPITIVDGNKRLKITTAEQTPALIAKAAGMTLYREDKTQFTNSENLLVNGAGLVMKIERAKQRTVTEEADINFQIEQVKDDSQPIGFKSVRQLGEKGVRKITYRVEVDSEREVSRREMSSEIMRQPKKQVEIIGTKPKNPLTKSKGAQIFTDSKGVAHRETYYDLPMNMVIKSCGAGGGYTVRADGAKVDKDGYILVAANYGNYPRCSVVETSMGLGKVYDTGGFAARYPHGFDLATDWTNGDGR, from the coding sequence ATGCGAGCAAAAGGTTTATTTTTTGGAAAAATTATTGGCTTTGCTATGTCGATTATGATTGCAATGCCAATGTCGTCATTTGCCGAAGGGAAAAGTCCTAGTAGGCATTTGGTTCGTGTATATGATCGTGGTGAAGAAAAAACAATTGTGACAAACGCATTAACGGTGCGTCAGGCTCTGCAGTCTGCTAAGATTTCTATTGATGAGAAAATGGACACCGTTGAGCCAAATATTGATATGGAGCTCACGGGTTCAAAATATCAAGTTAACATCTTCCGTGCCCGCCCAATAACAATTGTCGATGGTAATAAACGTCTAAAAATTACCACCGCCGAACAAACACCAGCTTTGATTGCGAAGGCTGCAGGAATGACGCTTTATCGTGAAGATAAGACGCAGTTTACAAATTCTGAAAATCTTTTGGTGAATGGTGCGGGGTTGGTGATGAAGATTGAGCGAGCTAAACAGCGAACGGTGACGGAAGAAGCTGATATCAATTTTCAGATTGAACAGGTAAAGGACGATTCTCAACCAATTGGCTTTAAGAGTGTGAGGCAGTTGGGTGAGAAGGGCGTGCGAAAGATAACCTACCGAGTCGAAGTTGATAGTGAGCGTGAGGTAAGTCGTAGGGAAATGTCTAGCGAGATTATGCGGCAGCCAAAAAAGCAAGTTGAAATAATTGGCACTAAACCTAAAAATCCACTGACTAAAAGCAAGGGCGCGCAGATATTTACTGATTCCAAAGGCGTGGCGCATCGTGAGACGTATTACGATTTGCCGATGAATATGGTGATAAAATCTTGTGGCGCTGGTGGTGGCTACACGGTGCGGGCGGACGGCGCCAAGGTGGACAAGGACGGCTATATTTTAGTGGCGGCAAATTATGGTAATTATCCCCGCTGCTCAGTTGTGGAAACCAGCATGGGACTTGGTAAAGTGTACGACACTGGCGGGTTTGCGGCCCGGTATCCGCATGGATTTGACCTGGCGACCGACTGGACTAACGGAGATGGTCGCTAG
- the mnmA gene encoding tRNA 2-thiouridine(34) synthase MnmA, which translates to MSRVFVGMSGGVDSSVAAALLVEQGHEVTGVYMKNWSEDLPGMHCPWAEDVADAKRVAVGLGIDFQVFDFQKEYKQNVVDYMIREYQAGRTPNPDVMCNQEVKFKLFLEASLAAGAEYIATGHYARTSEGCLLRAHDDNKDQTYFLYRVTSEALTKTMFPLGDFTKAEVREMAKERGLWTASKKESMGICFVGQVGIREFLSEYVETIPGDIIDQQTGMVVGRHDGAIFYTLGQRHGLNIGGGLPYYVVGKDMAKNEVYVSRSIDNGNLWKKGLTLTDIHWINRPPEKDETVQVRLRHRGALIDARIDGDIIYLSSPERAVAPGQSAVIYGGQECLGGGIVKTD; encoded by the coding sequence ATGAGCAGGGTGTTTGTTGGCATGTCGGGTGGCGTTGATTCGTCGGTAGCGGCAGCGCTATTGGTCGAGCAAGGCCACGAGGTAACTGGCGTGTATATGAAAAACTGGTCGGAAGATTTGCCGGGTATGCACTGTCCGTGGGCAGAAGATGTGGCTGACGCCAAGCGTGTGGCGGTGGGGCTGGGGATTGATTTTCAGGTGTTTGATTTTCAGAAAGAGTATAAGCAAAATGTCGTTGACTATATGATCCGTGAATACCAGGCGGGTCGGACGCCAAATCCTGATGTGATGTGCAATCAAGAGGTGAAATTTAAGTTGTTTTTAGAGGCGTCGTTGGCAGCGGGTGCGGAGTATATTGCGACGGGGCATTATGCCAGGACGAGCGAGGGGTGCTTGCTTCGGGCGCATGATGACAACAAAGACCAAACCTATTTCCTCTACCGCGTGACGTCGGAGGCGCTCACAAAGACCATGTTCCCACTCGGTGATTTTACTAAAGCTGAAGTGCGCGAGATGGCCAAAGAGCGGGGCTTGTGGACGGCTAGCAAAAAGGAGTCGATGGGTATTTGCTTCGTCGGGCAAGTGGGGATTCGCGAGTTTTTGTCAGAATATGTCGAGACGATCCCTGGCGATATCATCGATCAGCAAACAGGTATGGTTGTTGGTCGGCACGACGGGGCGATATTTTACACATTGGGGCAGCGACATGGGTTGAATATTGGTGGCGGCTTGCCGTATTATGTCGTCGGCAAGGACATGGCAAAGAATGAGGTTTACGTGTCACGCTCAATTGATAATGGTAATTTGTGGAAGAAAGGATTGACATTAACCGATATACATTGGATTAACCGACCACCTGAGAAAGATGAAACTGTGCAGGTTAGATTGCGTCACCGAGGAGCTCTGATTGACGCGAGAATTGATGGTGATATTATCTATCTCTCCTCCCCTGAGCGTGCAGTAGCGCCCGGGCAGTCTGCTGTAATATATGGCGGCCAGGAATGTTTGGGCGGTGGAATTGTGAAAACAGATTGA
- a CDS encoding cysteine desulfurase family protein has protein sequence MNRDYIYLDHAAATPMDPLVIEAMLPYFSEKFFNPSSPYAPAIFTKREYQQAKSRLARCLGVMADELIMTAGATESINLAFNAAGGVSLISAIEHDAVINSAKARSEVRFIQLMKNGRIDPQLVKKMLTPDVSFISIALVNHELGYIQPIEEIAEIIKTERLRRQENGESTPLVFHTDASQAAALIDVKIKRLGVDLLTLSAAKVYGPKQVGLLWVRPGVTLTANILGGGQELGLRSGTENVAGVVGFATALELAQKRRSAEVKRLRKLREGLVKDLRQAFPEMVTSSDMKKSLVSFLNVSFSGIDAERLVFLLESRGVLVATGSACAANSGTRSHVLSSIGLSESEIDGSLRLTLGKLNNEDNIKLASQLIIEAVRLETERVSR, from the coding sequence GTGAATAGAGATTATATTTATCTTGATCATGCCGCTGCTACGCCAATGGATCCGTTGGTGATTGAGGCGATGTTGCCATATTTTTCTGAGAAGTTTTTCAATCCGTCTAGTCCTTATGCTCCAGCGATATTCACTAAGCGTGAATACCAGCAGGCAAAATCGCGCTTAGCTCGCTGTCTCGGGGTGATGGCTGACGAACTGATAATGACGGCGGGCGCGACGGAGTCTATCAATTTGGCGTTTAATGCAGCTGGTGGCGTGAGCTTAATATCGGCTATTGAGCATGACGCGGTTATTAATTCCGCAAAGGCACGTTCAGAAGTTCGATTTATCCAGCTGATGAAAAATGGTCGCATTGATCCGCAGCTGGTGAAAAAAATGCTAACGCCAGACGTTAGTTTTATCAGTATTGCGCTGGTGAATCATGAGCTGGGCTATATTCAGCCAATTGAAGAAATTGCAGAAATCATAAAAACTGAGCGACTCAGGCGTCAGGAGAATGGCGAGTCAACGCCATTAGTTTTCCATACCGATGCTTCACAGGCAGCGGCTTTAATTGACGTGAAGATTAAGCGGCTCGGTGTTGATCTGCTCACTCTTTCAGCCGCAAAGGTTTATGGGCCAAAGCAGGTTGGACTACTTTGGGTTCGTCCGGGTGTTACCTTAACTGCTAATATTTTAGGTGGTGGCCAGGAGTTGGGGTTGCGTAGCGGTACAGAGAATGTGGCTGGTGTAGTGGGATTCGCGACCGCGCTAGAGCTGGCGCAAAAACGACGTTCTGCGGAAGTTAAGCGGTTACGAAAATTGCGAGAGGGACTGGTAAAAGATCTACGACAAGCTTTTCCAGAAATGGTCACATCTTCAGATATGAAAAAAAGTTTGGTAAGTTTTTTAAATGTCTCGTTTTCTGGGATTGATGCTGAGAGATTGGTATTTTTATTGGAGTCTCGTGGTGTGTTGGTAGCCACAGGAAGTGCTTGCGCAGCCAATTCTGGTACGCGCTCACATGTGTTGTCGAGTATTGGTCTAAGCGAATCAGAAATTGACGGCAGCTTAAGGCTAACTTTAGGAAAATTGAATAATGAAGATAATATTAAGTTGGCTAGCCAATTAATTATCGAGGCGGTACGTTTAGAGACTGAAAGGGTTAGTCGGTGA
- the rsmA gene encoding 16S rRNA (adenine(1518)-N(6)/adenine(1519)-N(6))-dimethyltransferase RsmA — protein MAGPKKELGQHWLRDPEILAEITAAAELGKDDVVLEIGPGLGTLTSRLLARAGRVVAVEFDRDLACKLPGQFPGKNLEVINEDILQFDLNQLPTGYKVVANVPYYITSKIIEKLMTAENKPSLAVLLVQKEVAQRIAAEPGEMSILAVSAQLFAQAELDIEVPRQFFTPPPKVDSQVVVLRTRTEPLVAPEDQKDFFRVVKAGFSAKRKKLRSSLSGGLAISKDAAEQLLKKADISPDIRAEDLAIDDWQRILSEWRAQ, from the coding sequence ATGGCGGGACCGAAAAAAGAATTAGGCCAGCATTGGCTGCGCGACCCAGAAATATTGGCGGAGATTACCGCGGCGGCGGAACTCGGCAAAGATGATGTGGTTTTGGAAATTGGGCCGGGACTTGGCACATTGACTAGCCGGTTGTTGGCACGAGCCGGGCGGGTGGTGGCGGTAGAATTTGACAGGGATTTGGCGTGCAAGTTACCGGGGCAATTTCCCGGCAAAAACCTGGAAGTGATTAACGAAGACATCTTGCAATTTGATTTAAATCAATTGCCAACTGGCTATAAAGTAGTCGCCAATGTGCCGTACTATATTACTAGCAAAATTATCGAGAAGTTGATGACGGCGGAAAATAAACCAAGTTTGGCGGTACTGCTGGTACAAAAAGAAGTTGCCCAGCGTATCGCGGCGGAGCCTGGCGAAATGAGCATTTTAGCGGTTAGCGCGCAGCTATTTGCCCAGGCAGAACTAGACATTGAAGTGCCACGGCAGTTTTTCACGCCGCCGCCAAAAGTTGATTCGCAGGTGGTGGTATTGAGGACTCGCACCGAACCACTAGTCGCCCCTGAAGACCAAAAAGATTTTTTCCGTGTTGTCAAAGCTGGATTTTCAGCCAAGCGTAAAAAACTGCGCTCCAGCTTGAGCGGCGGGCTAGCTATCAGTAAAGATGCTGCCGAACAGTTGCTAAAAAAGGCTGACATTTCACCTGATATCCGCGCCGAAGACCTGGCGATTGACGATTGGCAGCGAATACTGAGTGAGTGGCGGGCGCAATGA